A genomic segment from Clostridia bacterium encodes:
- a CDS encoding GNAT family N-acetyltransferase yields the protein MQFKLYNDVHGFYNDTYDILMCHESQNMILLGNIIIGHEGKDKTGWRDPANWIMATVSDDNGIKLTALMTPPHNILLYATDNIIDPEVIDCLIDGLKDYEIPGVTTEKNLAEYFAKKYTVKKGLTFKTKMDQRIYELKVVNPEIKQVGTVRLLNEKDMCFFPYWLEAFIAAVEYGPTQMLVPQDKEPYQYRISSKNFYILEVDGMPVSMAAFTRKMPTAIGIAFVYTPPYFRGNGYATSCVAQLSQMALEKGFNRCVLYTDLANPTSNSIYQKIGYKPVCDSLMLTFE from the coding sequence ATGCAATTTAAGCTGTATAATGATGTGCATGGGTTTTACAATGATACCTATGATATTTTGATGTGTCATGAATCTCAAAATATGATTCTTCTTGGTAATATCATAATTGGGCATGAGGGAAAAGATAAAACTGGCTGGCGCGATCCTGCTAATTGGATTATGGCAACTGTTTCTGATGATAACGGTATAAAACTTACTGCGTTAATGACACCGCCACATAATATTTTACTTTATGCAACAGATAATATTATAGATCCAGAAGTTATAGATTGTCTAATAGACGGACTGAAAGACTATGAAATTCCTGGTGTAACAACCGAAAAAAACTTAGCTGAGTATTTTGCTAAGAAATATACAGTTAAAAAGGGATTGACCTTTAAAACGAAAATGGATCAGCGTATATATGAACTTAAAGTCGTAAATCCCGAAATTAAACAAGTCGGCACCGTTCGTTTGCTGAATGAAAAAGATATGTGCTTCTTTCCATATTGGCTTGAAGCTTTTATTGCAGCTGTTGAATATGGACCGACGCAAATGTTAGTTCCACAAGATAAAGAACCGTATCAATATCGAATATCATCAAAGAATTTTTATATTTTAGAGGTCGATGGAATGCCTGTTTCTATGGCAGCATTTACAAGAAAGATGCCGACAGCTATCGGCATAGCTTTTGTATATACTCCTCCATATTTTCGCGGAAATGGTTATGCAACTTCATGTGTTGCTCAACTTAGTCAAATGGCGCTTGAAAAGGGATTTAATAGATGCGTATTATATACAGATTTAGCCAACCCCACATCAAATAGTATTTATCAAAAAATAGGATATAAGCCTGTTTGCGATTCTCTTATGTTAACATTTGAATAG
- a CDS encoding arginase has product DYWYKRYIQAKVQRKDIQKEIQLSFDLNLFWNRIKQHFKFEKNIKFYVSDSHALSYKIAKENDCQEVYLFDAHADLGYGGPTSLDFEVNCSNWLGKLLKDNKIKNAYIFYSPYTVEKPEYFETMNNIYNIKYYDFHDLNDKSIMVSAIHICRSGAWTPPWLDDKFFQFVNSLGLPYDIKNCPKRKWDPDHISLSDEIIYLIE; this is encoded by the coding sequence CGATTATTGGTATAAAAGATATATTCAAGCAAAAGTTCAGAGAAAGGATATTCAAAAAGAAATACAGCTTTCTTTTGATTTAAACTTATTTTGGAATAGAATTAAACAACATTTTAAATTTGAAAAAAATATAAAGTTCTACGTATCAGATTCTCATGCCTTGTCCTATAAAATAGCCAAAGAAAACGATTGTCAAGAAGTATATCTGTTTGATGCCCATGCCGATCTTGGGTACGGCGGACCTACATCACTTGATTTTGAAGTTAACTGTTCCAACTGGCTTGGAAAACTTCTTAAGGATAATAAAATCAAAAACGCTTACATTTTTTATAGTCCGTATACAGTAGAGAAACCAGAATATTTTGAAACGATGAATAATATTTACAACATAAAATACTATGATTTTCATGATTTAAATGACAAATCTATTATGGTGTCGGCTATTCATATATGCAGGTCTGGCGCATGGACTCCGCCATGGCTAGATGATAAGTTTTTTCAATTTGTTAATAGCTTGGGACTTCCATATGATATAAAAAACTGTCCCAAAAGAAAATGGGATCCAGATCATATCAGCTTATCAGATGAAATTATATATTTAATAGAATGA